One Ignavibacteriales bacterium genomic window, ACAAAAAATCAGAATAAAACTCAAGTCCTACGATCATACATTACTTGATAAATGGACCGAGAGGATTATAAAGACTATCAAATCGACCGGCGCAGTGGTAAGCGGTCCGATACCTCTTCCTACAAGGAAGAACGTATATACCGTGCTCAGATCACCGCACGTTGATAAGAAGTCGAGGGAGCAATTCGAAACAAGGTCTCACAAGAGGCTTATTGATATTCTGAATTCTTCCAATAAGACAATCGATGCTTTAACAAAGCTCGATCCTCCCGGCGGAGTAGATATAGAAATCAAGGTATAACTCCCGGGCGTAAGCCCGGGTTGTACCTTTTTGTTTTATACTTGAGTTCACAAAATATAAAGAGCGACCAAATAATGATTGGAATTCTTGGAAAAAAATTAGGAATGACGACATACTTCACTCCTGAGGGTGATGTTATATCCTGTACTGTAGTTGAGGCAGGACCATGTGTCGTAACACAAATAAAGACCGCCGAAAAGGACGGCTATACTGCCGTACAGGTTGGTTACGGTAAAAAGAAGGAAAAGAGGGTAAAGAATCCTCAAAAGAGCGTATATAAAAAGCTGAAGATCGACGCACCGAGCATAGTAAAGGAAATAAGAGACTACCCGGTTGGAGATCTGAAAGAAGGTGATGAAATAAAGGTTAGTATGTTTAAGGAAGGTGATAATGTAAAAGTAACCGGAACCTCCAAGGCAAAGGGCTTCCAGGGTGTTGTAAAGAGGCACGGTTTTGGCGGTGGAGTAAAGACACACGGACAGAGCGACAGATTAAGAGCTCCGGGTTCTATTGGTCAGAGTTCATATCCTTCAAGGGTTTTCAAAGGAATGAAGATGGCAGGAAGAATGGGCGGAGTTCAGAAGACCGTAAGAAACCTAAAGGTTGTAAAGGTGATCGAGGATTCTAATTTGATCCTATTGAGCGGTCCGGTACCCGGCGTGAAGTCCAGCGTTGTTGAAATCTACAAAAATTAAATCTGAGAGGCATATAGCTTATGAAATTAAACGTATATAAGATAGACGGCAAGAAGTCTGATGAGACAGTTGATCTGCCGGATGAGGTATTTGGAGTAGAGCCGAACGAGCATCTGCTTTACCAGGCAGTAAGAGTGTATCTTTCCAACCAGAGACAGGGTACACATAAAACCAAGGAAAGATCAGAAGTAAGAGGAGGCGGTAAGAAACCTTTCAGACAAAAAGGAACAGGTAGGGCCAGACAGGGAACAAGCAGGTCACCTCTAATGAAGGGTGGTGGTACTATATTCGGACCAAGACCTCACAAATACAGATTATCTCTTCCAAAGAAGGCGGCAAGGCTTGCAAGGAAGAGCGCTCTCAGCCTTAAGGCAAAAGAGAACGAGATAATGATAGTAGAGGACTTTACGTTTGAAGCTCCAAAGACAAAGGACCTTTTCGGTATCCTTTCACTTCTCAAGATCAGTGATAAAAAGATTCTGCTTATATTACCTGAGAAGAACGAGAATTTATATAAATCAGGAAGGAACATTCCTAAACTGGACGTACAGATATCGGACAAAGTAGCAACATACCAGCTTCTCAATAACGGTATGATACTGCTTCAAAAGTCTGCAATTGAAAATTTGTGTAAAAGTTTATCATAAGCAAAAATGAAAACAGTTTTAATAAGACCGCTTGTAACGGAAAAAAATACAATGCTTCAGGAGATGAATAACCAATACTCTTTTGAAGTAGCAAAAGATGCCAATAAGATCGAGATTGCAAAGGCGGTCGAGAAAAAGTTTAACGTACGCGTAGAAGACGTTAAGACTATGGTGATGAAAGGGAAAAAGAAATCGCAGTTCACACGCGCAGGAAGGTTTGAAGGATTTAGGGCAGACAGGAAGAAAGCGGTAGTTAAACTTCACGAGGACGACAGTATAGATTTCTTTACAGCTGAGGTATAATAACCCGGGCATAACAAAGTAATTTCTATTGAAAAATACTCTCAAGTTGGATTCGCGTCTGACATCTGACGGAAACCTTAAAACAAGTAAGTCCGTCTTAAGAGAATATTACAAAAAGGTACAAAAGGGGGTATCGCAAAGGGATAAGGAAGCAGGTATAGATATTAATCTGGTTCTTTATCCTAAATTTTTTTCAGAGAGCAGGAGAGAAACTGTTCTAAATACTGAAGAGAGTAATATTGACAAAGCCGCCCGCATTCAGAACACTTCTCCCGAGGCGATACGGATACTCCATAAGTCACAGGGTTCTATAAAAGTAAAGGATTTTTCGAAGAAGGTTTTATCAATCAGCAAAATGTGATGAAAGACCGTTACGAACTATTTATAGATACGGATGTTTTTACAGACCATTTGACATTTAAACCAAAAGGTACCTCAGCGGAATCTATATTAGTAAAAACGATCGGTCTTTTCAGTTCATACACATCGGTTTTTAATGTTTCGGAAGTTCTAGCCGCTTGTCCTGACAAAAGAACTTCTAATAGAGCAGTAAAAGCATTTTATGGGATATCGGTTCTGGGAATCCCATACAGATACTCGATAAAAATAGCCGATGTTCTTAGAGAGATTAAAAAAAAAGCCCTAACCTAAGCTATAGGGATGCCGTAATAGTAGCAGTATGCTCGGAAACTAAGCTGCCGATTTTTTCGTTAAATAGTAGTAGATACGGTGATATTTTGAAGAAATTTCGGGTAAAGATGGTAAGTAAAGAAGCAGTTTTAAAGTACAATTCTCCGGAAAAAATTTTAAAAGCTTAATAACATATGAAACTAGGTAAACAGTATACAAGCAGAGAAAACCAATCAACGGATATTTATCTAAAGGAGATCAGTAAGACGACTCCTTTAACTGTTGAAGAAGAGATAGAATGCGCAAAGGCGATCAAGAAAGGGGATAAAAAAGCTCTGGATAAACTGGTACGAGCAAACCTCAGGTTTGTCGTAAGTGTTGCAAAGCAATATCAAAACCAGGGATTATCTCTCAATGACCTTATCAATGAAGGCAATTTAGGCCTTATTAAAGCGGCAAAGAAGTTCGATGAAACCAGGGGATTCAAATTCATTTCTTACGCGGTATGGTGGATCAGGCAGTCAATACTTCAGGCTCTCGCAGAGCAGTCGAGGGTTGTAAGACTTCCTCTTAATATCGTACAGCAAAAGAGTAAGATATCAAAGACTATCAGTGAGCTCGAGCAAAACAACGAAAGAACACCTAACGTTCTTGAAATAGCGGAAGAATTGGATATGAGTGTTTATGAAGTTCAGGAAACATTGAAAAATTCCGGCGGTCACGTATCAATGGATGCTCCGAGCATTCACGGTGAAGATACAAAGCTTATTGATATAATGCCTAACCAGAATGAGAAACTTCCCGATACGGACCTCATGAATGATTCGTTGAGGATCGAGATCGAGAGAGCGCTCGATACGCTTTCACAAAGAGAAAAGGAAGTTGTAAAATTGTATTACGGATTGGAAAAGGAAAATCCGCTAACATTGGAAGAAATTGGTGACAAGTATAAACTGACAAGAGAGCGTGTGAGACAGATCAAAGAAAAAGCGATAAGAAGATTAAGACAGGCATCTAGAAGCAAAGCATTGAAAGCCTATTTAGGGCAATAGTAACAGGCATTACTTATCTGGTAAATGCAGTCTGTGAAAACGGACTGCATTTTTTATAAATACTGGTTAATTTCATATTTTTTGCCCCCGTAGGCTAATGGATAAACCGGCAGACTACGGATCTGCATTTAGAGGTTCGAATCCTCTCGGGGGTACAAAAAAGCACTCATTTCTTGAGTGCTTTTTTTTATAATTATTTTAAAATAAAAAAATATTAAATTAAAGTAATAACACAGTAAAATTAATTATTAAAGGGTATATGTCACTTATTAAGTTGTTAAAAAAATTTAATGGAATAATTATTATCATTAGTTTTTTAATTACTCTTTTATCCCTGGTGTTTTCTGATATTTTGATATTTATAATAGGAATTTCATTAACTATAATTGCATCAATTTTTTTACTTGTAAATTATTATAAAAATAGGAAAAGAAAAAAGTACAGTTCTAATTTTGATTCTTTAAGGGTACATTCTAAATCCTATATAAGGGGTTTGAAACCTTTTGAACAAGGTGAACAACTTTTTGGTAGGAATTCGGATGTATTAAAAATCAATTCTATCATAGATGCTGATAACTTCAAGTTCGGCTATTTAAGCGGCGAAGCTGGAGTTGGAAAAACCTCATTAATTAGAGCCGGTGTAATGTCTAATTTTGCATCAGCTAATAAACTAATCTTTTATATTTCTTCAGTTAAAAGTAACCCAATAAATGCAATTGAAGATGTTCTTTTTAAAGACACTAAGCATAGAGAGGATATTAAAACATATTTGATTAAGAACTATAAGACTAAGAAGGTAATTTTTATTCTAGATCAATTTGAAGAATTTTTTGTATCTGTAAAATCCTTTAGTAAAAGAAGCATGATAATTGAAGAGTTATCAAGTTTGGTGTTGGATGCCGGGACAGATATTTCAATTTTTATATCAATAAGAAAAGATTTTGTTGATGATTTGCAAGAATTCGCTCCTAAAATTGAGCAACCTACTGATCACCGGTTCAGTATGAGATTAAAAAAATGGGATTCGCAAACTGCATCTGAAATTTTCTTAAAAATGGTAAGGAAGGACAAACTAAATATTTCTGAATCCTTATGCAAAGAGGTTATAAGTGAT contains:
- the rplC gene encoding 50S ribosomal protein L3, whose product is MIGILGKKLGMTTYFTPEGDVISCTVVEAGPCVVTQIKTAEKDGYTAVQVGYGKKKEKRVKNPQKSVYKKLKIDAPSIVKEIRDYPVGDLKEGDEIKVSMFKEGDNVKVTGTSKAKGFQGVVKRHGFGGGVKTHGQSDRLRAPGSIGQSSYPSRVFKGMKMAGRMGGVQKTVRNLKVVKVIEDSNLILLSGPVPGVKSSVVEIYKN
- the rplD gene encoding 50S ribosomal protein L4, which gives rise to MKLNVYKIDGKKSDETVDLPDEVFGVEPNEHLLYQAVRVYLSNQRQGTHKTKERSEVRGGGKKPFRQKGTGRARQGTSRSPLMKGGGTIFGPRPHKYRLSLPKKAARLARKSALSLKAKENEIMIVEDFTFEAPKTKDLFGILSLLKISDKKILLILPEKNENLYKSGRNIPKLDVQISDKVATYQLLNNGMILLQKSAIENLCKSLS
- the rpsJ gene encoding 30S ribosomal protein S10 is translated as MASQKIRIKLKSYDHTLLDKWTERIIKTIKSTGAVVSGPIPLPTRKNVYTVLRSPHVDKKSREQFETRSHKRLIDILNSSNKTIDALTKLDPPGGVDIEIKV
- a CDS encoding RNA polymerase sigma factor RpoD/SigA → MKLGKQYTSRENQSTDIYLKEISKTTPLTVEEEIECAKAIKKGDKKALDKLVRANLRFVVSVAKQYQNQGLSLNDLINEGNLGLIKAAKKFDETRGFKFISYAVWWIRQSILQALAEQSRVVRLPLNIVQQKSKISKTISELEQNNERTPNVLEIAEELDMSVYEVQETLKNSGGHVSMDAPSIHGEDTKLIDIMPNQNEKLPDTDLMNDSLRIEIERALDTLSQREKEVVKLYYGLEKENPLTLEEIGDKYKLTRERVRQIKEKAIRRLRQASRSKALKAYLGQ
- the rplW gene encoding 50S ribosomal protein L23 gives rise to the protein MKTVLIRPLVTEKNTMLQEMNNQYSFEVAKDANKIEIAKAVEKKFNVRVEDVKTMVMKGKKKSQFTRAGRFEGFRADRKKAVVKLHEDDSIDFFTAEV